In the Agromyces flavus genome, CTTCCGTCGCGTAACCCTTCCGCTCGCGATGCCCGCCGTGCTGGCCGGCTTCCTGCTGTCGTTCACGCTGAGCCTCGACAACACGGTGATCGCCGCGTTCGTGCAGGTCTCGGGTACCACGCCGTGGCCCGTGTACGTGCTGAGCGCGCTCCGATCGGGGCTTCGGCCCGAGATCGCCGCCGTCTCGACGATCATGCTCGTGCTCACGCTCGTGGCCCTCGCGCTCGTCGCGCTCGTGCTGCGGCGCGCGGGCGACTCGGCGACGCAGATCGCGCGCACCATGACCGGAAACTAGAGAGGACGCTCCCCCGCCATGACCCACGCCGATCTCGTCTTCACGAACGGCCCCGTCTTCACCGCCGACACCGTGCGCTCGCGCGCCGGCGCGGTCGCCGTCCGCGGCGGGCGCATCGTCGCCGTGGGCTCCGACCACGACGTCCGCGACCTCGTCGGCCCGTCGACCGAGGTGGTCGACCTGGCCGGCCGACTGCTCGTGCCCGGATTCCAGGACGCGCACGTGCACCCCGTCTGGGGCGGGCTCGACCTGATCCGCTGCGACCTCGCCGAGCTCGGCAGCGAAGCCGAGTACCTCGAGCGCATCGCCGCCTACTCGGCGGACCACCCCGAGGACGAGTGGGTACTCGGTGGCGGATGGTCCATGTCGGCGTTCCCCGGCGGCACGCCGACCGCCGCGGCGCTCGACCGCGTCGTGCCCGATCGCCCGGCGTTCCTGCCGAATCGCGACGGACACGGCGCCTGGGTCAACTCGGCGGCGCTGCGCCTGGCGGGCGTCGACCGCGACACGCCCGATCCCGCCGACGGGCGGATCGAACGCGACGCCGACGGCAACCCGACCGGCACGCTGCACGAGGGCGCGATGACCCTCGTCAACCGCCACCTGCCCGAGACGAGCCTCGAGACCCTGACCGAGGCGCTGCTCATCGGCCAGCGGTACCTGCACTCGTTCGGCGTCACCGCGTGGCAGGACGCCATCGTCGGTCCGTACGGCGACGCCGGCGACCCCGGCCCCGCCTACCTCGCCGCCGCGGCGGCGGGCACGCTCACCGCGCGGGTGGTCGGTGCGCTGTGGTGGGACCGCACCGCAGGGCTCGATCAGATCCCCTCGCTCGTCGAGCGCCGCGAGCGCTACCGCGGCGGACGCTTCGCCGCGACGAGCATCAAGATCATGCAGGACGGCGTCGCCGAGAACTTCACCGCATCCATGCTCGAGCCGTACTGCGATGGTCACGGCCACTTCACCGACAACTCGGGCATCTCGTTCGTCGACCCCGCGATCCTGAACCCGGCCGCCGTCGAGCTCGACCGGCTCGGGTTCCAGCTGCACTTCCACGCGATCGGCGACCGCGCCGTGCGGGAGTGCCTCGACGCCGTCGAGCACGCGATCGCCGCGAACGGCCGGAACGGCCACCGCCACCACATCGCGCACATCCAGGTCGTGCACCCCGAGGACATCCCGCGGTTCCGCGAACTCGGCGTCGCCGCGAACATGCAGTCGCTGTGGGCGGCGCTCGAGCCGCAGATGGTCGACCTGACCCTGCCGTTCCTCGGTGAGCCGCGCAGCGCCTGGCAGTACCCGTTCGGCGACCTGCTGCGGTCCGGCGCCGTACTCGCCGCCGGCAGCGACTGGTCGGTCTCGACCCCGGATCCGCTCGCAGCGATCCATGTCGCGGTGAACCGTCGATCCGCACCCGGCCACGAGGAGGGCGAGTACGACGCGTTCCTGCCCGAGCAGGCGATCGACCTGGCCACCTCGCTGAGCGCCTACACCGCGGGCTCGGCGTGGGTGAACCACCTCGACGACGTCACCGGCACCGTTGAGGTCGGCAAGTACGCCGACCTCGTGGTGCTGGACCGCGACCCGTTCGCCGGCCCCGCCGACGAGATCGGTGCGACCCGAGCACTCCAGACGTTCGTCGAGGGCGAGCGGGTCTACGCGGCATCCGACGCCTGACACATGGACCGGCGCCCGCCGTCGAGCCTCAGCTCGAACGACGGGCGCCGGTACGGTCCCGCTCTGCGCTCAGTACGTGGTGTACTGCGTGCCGGTGGGAGTGGTGGTGCCGGTGCTGGAGCCGCCCTGCTGGGCAGCGTCCTTCACGTCAGCCGCCGCCTCTTTGCCCTCGGACTTGACGTTCTCGACGCCTTCGGCGGCGCTGTCCTTGACGGCCCCCGCAGCGTCCTTCGCGTCGTACTTGAGGTTCTGCGCGGCATCCTGCGCCACGTTCTTGACCTCGTCGACCAGCGGCGCCGCGGCGTCCTTGGCCTTCTCGGCGATGTCGCGCTCGGGGCGCGAGGCCGGGATCAGCGACGAGACGAGCCACGCCGCACCGAGGACGATCAGGCCGGCCGCGATGGGGTTGCCCCGCGTCGCGGAGGCCACGCGCTGCGGCGCGGCGCCGACGGCCTCACCCGCCGAGTGCAGTGCGTCGCCCGTGCCGTCGGCCATGTCATGAGCGCTGCCCATCACTCGGTCCTTCGCGCGGCGGAAGACGCCCTTGACCTTCTCGGTCTGGCGGTGGACCGCCTTGCCGGGGTTGACCTTGTCGGCGAGGGCGTCGACGTCCTGGCCGAGCTCCACTCGCGTCCGCTCGATGTCGGAACGGATGGCATTCGGATCGGTAGTCATCGGTTCTCCTCATTCCTCTTCAACGTGTCCGGAATCTGCTTGAGGGTGTCGACCGTGCGGGGCAGGCCCTGGACCCGGTCGAACTCCTTCTTGCCCATGAAGTACAGGACGGCCGCCACGATGCCCCAGATGACGGCGACGATGATCGCCGACCAGGTGTAGTTCTCCATGGCGTCGCCGAGGCCCCACCAGAGGGCGATCGACAGGAACAGCAGCGTGAGCCATCCTGCGACCCCCGCCCCGCCGTAGAAGCCGGCACCCTTGCCCGCCCGCTTCGCGGACTGCGTGGCCTCGGCCTTGGCGAGTTCCACCTCCTGCCGCATGAGCGTCGACATGTCGCGCGTGACCTCGGCGACCAGGTCGCCCAGCGAGGTCGTCGCCGCCTTCTGCTCGGACGGTGTCGGCATGTCCACGGCGGGCGCGCCCATCGCCGGCGCACCCGCGACGTGCGCACCGCTCGATCGCGGATCGATGCCGCCCACGTGCGCGCCGCTCATCACGGGGCTCCGGTCACGTCGCCCCGGCGCGTGTCCTCACCGGGGAGCGGCTCGGTGTACGGGTTCTCGGTACCCGTCACACCGGTCGGCTCGGCCGTCCATGTGGTGTCGGTGTCGGCGACGTGCGCGCCGCCGGTGCCGGTGCCGTACGTCCCGTCGGCTCCCGTGTAGGTGCCGCCGGTGCCCGTGTAGGTCCCGGTCGTGCCGGGGTACTCGGTCGTGTACGGCGCGTCGACCGTGCCCGCGAGCTGTGCCCGCGCGCCGCTTGCGCTCGACGACGAGTCGCTCGGCGTCGCGAGCGAGCGCGTCAGCCGGCCGATCACCACGCCGACGCCTGCGGCGATCGCGAGGAAGACCCCCGGACGCCGACGCGCGAAGCCCTTGACCTCCTCGAGGAGGTCCTGCGGTTCGCGCTGCTCGAGCCACGATGCGACCGAGTCGGCGCGCGAGCCGACGTTCTCGACGACGTCCCGCGCGAACCCGGACTGGCTCGTCGCGGCCATCTCCGAGAACTGCGATCCGACGTTCCGCAGCCCGCCGGCGGCGCGCTGCTGCTGCGTCGAGGCCTGCGAGCGGACCTCGCTGCCGACGCGGTCCGCGAGCCTGCGGGCCTGGTACTTCGCCTCGGACCCGACGTTGCGGGCCTCCTGCTTGGCGGTGTCGGCGACCCGGTGGCCGGCCGCACCTGCTTCCTGCTTGAGATCGGACGTTCCGGTCCCTGCGGTGTTCACCATGTTCGCCCCTTCCTCTCCGAGACCGGGCGTGTGCTCCGGCCTCGACGGTGGATTTGCACTGGCCACGCTAGGTCGGCGGTTCTCACCCATGAAGGGTCTTGCGATCCCGGGAACCGGGGCGTATAACCCCGCGCGCGAACCCCGACATCGGGTGTCCGGGCGTCGCTACACGTCGCCTCCACCGGATGCAACCGGCTCCCGTGGCGCGGACGCGTCGGGTACCGTCGCCCTGCACGACCGCCGCTGCGCTCCTGCCGCGCTCGCGGCAGGAAGGAGTCCGGCATGCCCGTCCAATACGGTTACAAGCTCGCCGCTGAGGCGTTCGACCCGCGCGAGCTCGTGCGTCAGGCGAGGCTGGCCGAGGAGGCCGGCTTCGACTTCGTCGAGATCAGCGACCACTTCCATCCGTGGCTCGACTCGCAGGGGCACTCGCCGTTCGCGTGGTCGGTGCTCGGCGCGATCGCCGCGTCGACCGAGCGGATCGGGCTCGCCACGGGCGTCACGTGCCCGACGGTGCGCTACCACCCTGCGATCATCGCGCAGGCGGCGGCGACGCTCGCGATCCTGAGCGAGGGCCGGTTCACGCTGGGCCTCGGCTCAGGCGAGCGGCTCAACGAGCACATCGTCGCGGCCGGCTATCCGAGCGTGAGCGACCGGCAGGCCATGCTGCGCGAGGCGATCGAGATCATCCGCCTGCTCTGGTCGGGCGGCTACCACTCCTACGACGGCCAGTACCTCGCGCTCGAGGACGCCCGGGTGTTCGACCTGCCCGACGAGCTGCCGCTCATCGCGGTCGCGGCGGGCGGCCCGGATGCCGCGGGGCTGGCCGCAGAGCACGGCGACGCCATGTTCGGCACCGACCCCGACCGGGCGCTCGTGGAGGCGTACTGGGCGCGTTCCGGCGACGGCCCTCGCTACGGCGAGGCCGCGATCGCCTGGGCTCCAGACGCCGACGCCGCGGCAGCGGCCGCCCACGAGACTGCGCGGTGGTCCCTGCTCGGTTGGAAGGTCATGAGCGAGCTGCCCAACCCCGCGAACTTCGAGGAGGCGTCGGTATTCGTGCGCGTCGACGACGTGCGCGACAACGTCTCATGCGGGCCGGATGTCGCGGCGCACGTCGAATCGGTGCGCGCCTACGAGGATGCGGGCTACGACCGCATCGCCATCATGAACCTCGGCCCCGACGTCGACGGCTTCTTCGAGTTCTTCGCGAACGAGCTCCGGCCCGCGCTCACCGCCGGGTGAGCGCAGGCCGGCAGCGACGGTCAGCTCCCGGCGCAGGCTGTCTGGAGTTCTGCGAGAGCCGCCGCGAAGGCGCCGAGCTCGTCCTGCAGCGACTCGGGATCCGCGCTCGCGGGATTCTCGGCGGTTTCGCGAGCGGCGTCGAAGAATTCGCGCGTGGCCTCGGCGGCGCGATCGGCGTACGGGCGGATCTCGGCGTTCTCGACCGAGTCCGTTGCATCGACGACGGCGGCCTGCGCCTCCTCGAGCGTCGCCTCGGCCGCCTCGGGGTCGTTCGCGAGATCGTCCTGGAGCGTGGTCGCATCGATCTCGCCCAGGTCCTGCAGTCCGGCGAGGATCGCGTCGCACGCCTCCGCCACGCTCTGCTCACCGGCGGCGGCACCGTCCGTCTCGGCAGGTGAGCTGGCGGGAGCCGAGGCGTCGGTCGACTCGGGGGCGGGCGCGAAGCCTCCCGAGCAGCCGGAGAGCAGCGCTGCGGCGAGCAGCGAGGCAGCCAGTCCGGCGGTGGGTCGGATGGAGCGTCGTAGGGTCGTCACGTTCGGGGTCCTCCGTTCGGCAGTCCCGCGTCCCGCGGGCGCCGTCATGCTCGCAGACCTCCCGTGCCGCGGAAACGGCTTGCACGCCGCCCGCGGATCGGGTACCGGGATCGCGCTCCTGCCACCGAGCGCGCGACATTCCGGCGATTCTTCGCACGGGATCGGTCGTCGTGATCCACTGAATCGGTTCGATTTCCGCCAAGACGCGGAACTTCCGCAGTTCTTCCGTTTGCGACATCCGCTCCCTCATGTGAGCATGAGGCATGGTCACCGCCGATCGCGCTCGTTCCACGACCCTCGCCGCCGCCTACGGCGGAGTCGGCCTCGCCGCCGAGCCGGCGCCCGATGAGGTCGACGCCCTCACGCTCGGGCGCCGCATCCGCGATCGCCGCCTCGCCGCGGGCCTCACGCTCGGCGAGCTCGCCGCCGCCATCGACCGGGCCCCGAGCCAGGTCTCGGCCATCGAGAACGGCAAGCGCGAACCTCGGCTGTCGATGCTCCGCACGATCGCCCTCGCGCTCGGCACCAGTGCCGACGAGCTGCTCCGCCCCGACCCTCCCTCCGAGCGCGCAGCGCTCGAGATCGCGGTCGAGCGCGCCCAGCGCGGACCCGTCTTCGCCGCGCTCGGCCTCGAGCCGTTCCGCGTGGCGAAGACGATGTCCGATCAGACGCTGCAGACGATCCTCGCCCTCCACCACGAGATCGACCGCCTGCACCGCGAGCGCGCCGCGACACCCGAGGAGGCCCGTCGCGCCAACGCGCAGCTGCGCGCCGAGATGCGCGCGCGCGACAACTTCTATCCCGAGCTCGAGGCGAAGGCCGCGGAGCTGCTCGAGGCCGTGGGGCATTCGGGCGGCCCGGTCTCTCACCAGCTCGTCGCCGACATGGCGAGCCACCTCGGCTACTCGCTCCACTACGTCGGCGACCTGCCGCACTCGACGCGCTCGGTGACCGACAAGCGCAACGGCCGCATCTACCTGCCGACGCAGCAGTCCCCATCACGCGACTCGCGCTCGCCGATCCTGCAGGCGCTCGCCTCGCACCTCCTCGGGCACGAGGAACCGGCGAGCTACGGCGACTTCCTGCGCCAGCGCATCGAGACGAACTACCTCACGGCCGCCATCCTGCTGCCCGAGCAGGCCGCGGTGCGCTACCTCAGCGAGGCGAAGAACCTGCGGCGCATCTCGATGGAGGAGCTTCGCGACCACTTCGCGGTGTCGTACGAGACCGCCGCGCACCGCTTCACGAACCTCGCGACGGCGCGCCTCGACATCCCCGTGCACTTCATGAAGGTGCACGAGTCGGGCACGATCATCAAGGCGTACGAGAACGACGCGGTCCGCTTCCCGTCCGACGCGCTCGGCGCGGTCGAGGGCACGACGGTGTGCCGCAACTGGACCGCGCGCACGGTGTTCGACATCGAGGACCGCTTCAGCCCGTGGTACCAGTACACCGACACGTCGACGGGCACGTTCTGGTGCACCTCGCGCATCGAGAAGGCCAAGGAGGGCGAGTACTCGGTCTCGGTCGGCGTGCCCTTCGAGCACGTGAAGTGGTTCCGCGGGCGTGAGACGCCGCACCGCGCGGTGTCGACCTGCCCCGATGAATCGTGCTGCCGGCGCGCTCCGGCGACGCTGTCCGAGAAGTGGGCGGATGCCTCGTGGCCGGCCGCGCGCACGCCCACCTCGCTGCTGGCGGCGCTGCCGACCGGCACGTTCCCGGGCGTGGACCAGACCGAGGTGTACCAGTTCCTCGAGGCGCACGCGCCTCGCGGTTAGGCATCGGAGGCCGCGACGGCCTCACCCGAGCCGGTACCCGCGTACGGCGTACACCGCGAACGACTCGGGGTACGCCGCCGCAGCCGGAGGCGCGGGCGGGAACGCGAACACGTCGAGCATGAGCTGCATCGGATACTGCGGCGACTGCGCGACGCGCTTGGCGACGACACCGTCGATCGAGAACACAACCTCGTCGGGCCGCCAGTCGACGGCGTACCGGTGGGGCTCGCGCACGTCGCCCGCGAACGGCACGCGCTCGAACTCGTCGCTGATCGACGGGTCGCGGAAGGGATGCACGCCGATGCCGACGAGCGCACTGCCGTCGGGGCGGATGTCGCGACCGAACACCTCGAACACGCAGATCTCGGCCGACTGCGTCGGCTCCTCCTCGAGGCCGATCATCCAGAGCGCGGCCATCGCGTGCTCGTCGATGCCGTCGATCGCGACGGTCGCCTCGATGCGGCCGAAGTGCGGCGTGTACCGGCGCCGGTCGGCCTGCGCCTCGCGCACGACGAGCCCGTCCCGGAACGGGTGCTGCCCGACATCGGACCCGACGGGCCCCGACCGGACCGCCGTCTGCAGGTTCGACACCTGCGTCGTGCCGTCGAACTCGGGCGCCCAGGCGGGCTGGTCGGCGTCGACGCGGAGGCGGAGCACCCCGTCGCCTACGTCGTAGCGTGCGCGCGTGCGCTCGCGGCTCGACCACTGCGGGAGGTAGTAGGGCAGCCACTGGTCGAAGTCGAGTTCGGGACCCGAGAAGTCGGCGTCGAACTCGAGCAGGTCGGGGGCAGGCGGGGGCACGGGCGGGGCGGGCGGCATGCCGCGATCCTGCCGTCACCTGCCGACATCCCCCGCCACCCCACGGGTCCGGCCCGCGCCGCGGCCGGACGGATCGTGCGGCGAGGGGCGTACCGCCGGACGGCTCCACTATTGTCCACGCGTGCAATAAGTGCGATGATGGGAGCACCGACCGACTTGGAGTGATCCGCCGTGGGAACGACCGTCTACGAGCGCCGCCGCCCGGCGGCATCCGTCATCGAGCGCAGCCTGGCCGACACGCAGCAGTCCGTGTTCTGGCTCGACGACCTGCCCGGCGAGGCCAAGCGGACGCGTCCGCGCCTCGAGGGCAGCCGGGTCGTCGACCTCGCGATCGTCGGCGGCGGCTACACCGGCTTGTGGACGGCAGTCCTCGCCAAGCGCGCCGACCCCGACCGCCGCGTGGTGCTGCTCGAGGCCAGACAGGTCGGGTGGGCGGCGTCCGGCCGCAACGGCGGCTTCTGCGAGGCCAGCCTCACGCACGGGCGCGACAACGGCCTCTCGCGCTGGCCCGCCGAGATCGACGAGCTCGACCGGCTCGGACTGGCCAACCTCGACGCGATCGAGGCGAGCGAGGCCGATTTCGGCATGGACTTCGAGTTCGAGCGCAACGGCGCCCTCGACGTCGCGGTCGAGCCGCACCAGGTCGAGTGGCTGCACGAGGCCGCGGCCGAGGCGGCCTCCCGCGGCGACGGCAGCGTGCGGCTGCTCGATGAGCACCAGGTGCGCGCCGAGGTGAACTCGCCGGTGTACCTCGGCGCCGTCTGGAACACGCGCACGAGCGCCATCCTGCACCCGGCGAAGCTCGCGGCCGAACTCGCCCGCGTCGCCGAGGAGGCGGGCGTCGAGATCTTCGAACGCTCCCCCGTGACCCGCCTCGACACCCCGGGGTCGACGAGCCCTGTGCGGCTGAGCACCGAGCACGGACGCGTCGACGCGACCCGCGCGGTGCTCGCGACCAACGTCTTCCCGTCGCTGCTCAAGCGCAACCGCCTCATGACCGTCCCCGTCTACGACTACGTGCTCATGACCGAGCCGCTCTCGTCCGAGCAGCGCGCGTCGATCGGCTGGGCGAACCGCCAGGGCGTCGGCGACCTGGCGAACCAGTTCCACTACTCCCGGATGACGCGCGACGGCCGCATCCTCTTCGGCGGGTACGACGCGATCTACCACGCCGGCGCGCGCATCCGCGAGCAGTACGAGCGCCGCCCCGAGAGCTTCGCCAAGCTCGCGAGCCACTTCTTCACGACCTACCCGCAGCTCGAGGGCCTGCGGTTCACGCACCGGTGGGCCGGCGCGATCGACACGTCGACCCAGTTCACGGCGTTCACCGGGCTCGCCCGCGACGGTCGCGTCGCGTACGCGTCGGGCTTCACCGGCCTCGGCGTCGCCTCGACCCGGTTCATGGCCGAGACCATGCTCGACCTGCTCGCCGGCCGCGAGACCGAGCGCACCGCGCTCGAGATGGTGCGAACGCGCCCGCTGCCCTTCCCGCCCGAGCCCGCGGCATCCGTCGGCATCAACCTCACGCGCTGGTCGCTCGACCGCGCCGATCACCGGCAGGGTCGCCGCAACCTGCTGCTGCGCACGCTCGACGCCGTCGGCCTGGGGTTCGACTCGTGAGCGGCGACGGCGGCGGGACCGACGAGACCGGCGCGGCGGGCGCGACCGGCGCGGCCGGCGCGGTGCGGCTCACGCCCGGCGAGGTGACGGATGCCGCGACGCGGCCGCTCGCCCACGAGCCCGTGCCCGATGACCAGGTCGTGGCCGGCGCGCCGACGACCGCGTACGGCGAGCTCGACGTCTCCGCCGACGGCGCGCGCGAACTCGGCGTCTGGGAGATGACGCCCGGCGCGATGCGCGACACCGAGTCCGACGAGGTGTTCCTCGTCATCGCGGGCCGGGCGACCGTCGAGTTCATCGATCCGGCGTTGCCCGCGATCGAGCTCGCGCCCGGCTCGCTCGTGCGCCTCGAGGCGGGCATGCGCACGGTGTGGACGGTGCACGAGACCCTGCGCAAGCTGTACGTCGCGCCGTAGCGGCGGACGCGCCATCCGCCCGGGGTCGAGGCTCAGGCAGTGATCTCGACGTCGCGATCCGCGGGCACCGTGACCGAGGCGACCTCCTTCAGGCGCGGATGCCGCTCGTCGCCGTGGTCGACCACGCCCGTGTGCCAGGTCAGCACCAGCCCATCGGGACCGTCTCGCAGGAGCGCGAGGTTGTTGTCGAACCACGGACCCTTCACCGTGTGCCACTCGAACGGCGCATCGGGCACCTTGGCCGAGCGGGCCGCGGCGGCGCCCACGGGCGTCGCGACGCCGTACGACATCACCACGGCGAACCAGCGCAGGAAGCGCGGCAGCGGGTTGCGCACCGGCGAGCACACGGCCTGAAGGATGCGCCCGCCGTGCCCGCGCTCGACCTCGGCGAGGTAGGAGTAGTGCACGTCGCCCGAGAGGAACAGCACGTTCTGGGGGGCGGGACCCCGAGCGCCGTCGGCGAGCTCGGACACCATGCGCGCCACCGCCTGGAACGTGTGCTCCCACGCGGCCCAGTGCTCGAGGTCGACGGCCTGCCGGAGCCGCTCGCCGATGCGCGCCGCAGGCCGACCCCAGGCGCCCTGCGAGATCGCCTCGTCCCATGCCTCGACGTGATGCAGCCCCATCGGCAGCAGGAATGGCAGTGACGTCGCGATGATCACCTGCCGGAAGCCGCCGCGCAGCTGCTCGTCGAACCAGGCGAGCTCGTCACGGTCGAGCAGGCCCCGCGCCGTCGGCGTGAGGTCGCGCGCCGCGCGCGAGTCGACCACGATGAGCCGCACGTCGTCGAGGTCGCGCGAGTAGCTCCAGCGCACGCTGGCCGGGTCCCGGTCGCTGCGCTCGGCGAACTCGTCGAGCGCCTCGGTCAGGTCGAGCTCGTCCGCCGCCCCCTCGCGGTCGTGCGCGACGACCCGCTGCCAGAGCTCGTCCTCGGCGCGCTCGCTCGGCGACAGGTTGCCGAGGTGCTGGTACACCCAGTACGAGCCGAGGCCGGCGACGATCCGGCCATGCCACCACGACGTCGCCTCCATCTCGCGCTTCCAGTCGAGCGAGGCGTTCCAGTCGTCGCGGACGTCGTGGTCGTCGAAGATCATCGCCGTCGGCACGGTCGAGAGCATCCAGCGGTTCGCGCCGTCCGACCAGGCCAGCTGGTAGAGGTGCGCGTACTCCTCGTAGTCCTTCAGCTCCTTGCCGGGCTCCTCATGGATGTCGCGCCGACTGCGGATGAAGTCCTGCATCTCCTTCGACGTCAGGTCGGCGTAGACCTGGTCGCCGAGGAACAGCAGCAGGTCGGGGCGCTCCTCGTCCCCGGCGGCCATCGCGAGGGCGAAGGTGCGCATCGCGTCGACACCGTGGGTGCGGTTGCCGTGCGAGTCGTGCGGCACGCTCGTGCGGCACGAGCCGTAGGCGAGCCGCAGCCGACGACCGGGCGTGCGCGTGGCGATCACGGAGGCCGGCGCGACGAAGTCGTCTCCGGGATCGGGCTCGGCTCGAGGCCACGCCGTGACGCCGTCGACGTCGACCTCGTAGGGCAGCACCGAGTCGGGCTCCAGCCCGTCGACCTCGACGAGCGCGTAGTGGTGGTCGTGCACGCGGAACGTGCGCGCGCTCCACGCGCGGCCGCCGGCGCGCACGCGCACGGTGCCGGACGAGTGCGTCTCGACCCAGATGCTGGCGGAGGTCTCGTCGACGTGCCGCAGCATCGGGCCGAGCACGAGCGGCGATTCGGCCATGCGATTGTTCTACCGCGTCCGGGCGCAGCGTGCCATGGGTTGCGGGTCGCGGGATTCCCCCGCAGCGGCCGGGTGACCGGGTGCCGATCAGGTGACGGATGCCGCCGAGCCGCCGGCCTCGGACGCGGACGCCGTGCCCGCGCCATCCGCCGCCGCCCCCGCCGCACCGGCGATCGGCTCGATGCGGAATGTCTGCACGAAGTGCCCGACCGACGTCGCCTCGCCCGCGAGGACCCGGACCGCGCCCGGCCCGAGCCGCCCCGCGAGCAGGTCGCGGAACTCCGTCGGCTCGAGCGCGAGCTCGACGCTCGCCTCGACAGCCGGCTCGGGCCGCTCGCGCCGCGGTTGCGGCAGGGCGCCCGGGCCGATCGGCACCACGTCGAGCGCGCCGCCCGCGACGACGGCGGAGACCGACGCCTCGGCCACGTGGAGCACGTACCGGGTGGGCGGCGTGCCGGCCGCGCCATCCGCTCGGAAGG is a window encoding:
- a CDS encoding alkaline phosphatase D family protein; this translates as MAESPLVLGPMLRHVDETSASIWVETHSSGTVRVRAGGRAWSARTFRVHDHHYALVEVDGLEPDSVLPYEVDVDGVTAWPRAEPDPGDDFVAPASVIATRTPGRRLRLAYGSCRTSVPHDSHGNRTHGVDAMRTFALAMAAGDEERPDLLLFLGDQVYADLTSKEMQDFIRSRRDIHEEPGKELKDYEEYAHLYQLAWSDGANRWMLSTVPTAMIFDDHDVRDDWNASLDWKREMEATSWWHGRIVAGLGSYWVYQHLGNLSPSERAEDELWQRVVAHDREGAADELDLTEALDEFAERSDRDPASVRWSYSRDLDDVRLIVVDSRAARDLTPTARGLLDRDELAWFDEQLRGGFRQVIIATSLPFLLPMGLHHVEAWDEAISQGAWGRPAARIGERLRQAVDLEHWAAWEHTFQAVARMVSELADGARGPAPQNVLFLSGDVHYSYLAEVERGHGGRILQAVCSPVRNPLPRFLRWFAVVMSYGVATPVGAAAARSAKVPDAPFEWHTVKGPWFDNNLALLRDGPDGLVLTWHTGVVDHGDERHPRLKEVASVTVPADRDVEITA
- a CDS encoding winged helix-turn-helix transcriptional regulator, giving the protein MATRAARGFGQYDGVARAIERVGERWALLIVRDLLTGPHRYGDLKTALPRIPTNILADRLKELQESGVIRRVPTVRGGYELTALGRELAPVVAGLERWGWSSLGEPAEGETVTREALITALRAAFRADGAAGTPPTRYVLHVAEASVSAVVAGGALDVVPIGPGALPQPRRERPEPAVEASVELALEPTEFRDLLAGRLGPGAVRVLAGEATSVGHFVQTFRIEPIAGAAGAAADGAGTASASEAGGSAASVT